A single window of Anomaloglossus baeobatrachus isolate aAnoBae1 chromosome 9, aAnoBae1.hap1, whole genome shotgun sequence DNA harbors:
- the LOC142251254 gene encoding uncharacterized protein LOC142251254: MDSFAEQRLTPQNLPAPRLDHYNVLHCTMTLDVQTVVVFAVIVVLLLVNVILMFFLGTR; this comes from the coding sequence ATGGACAGTTTCGCAGAGCAAAGGTTGACACCTCAAAACCTGCCAGCCCCCCGCCTCGACCATTATAATGTCTTGCACTGCACTATGACCTTGGATGTCCAAACGGTGGTGGTCTTTGCAGTGATCGTGGTCTTGCTGCTGGTGAACGTGATTCTTATGTTTTTCCTGGGCACTCGTTAA